DNA sequence from the Deinococcus budaensis genome:
CGGCTGTCCACAAGGGTGCCGGAGCGCTGGAGACCCTGCGTGAGGAGGTGCCGGGCCGCGCCCACGCCCTGCTGGAAACCGTGCAGGAGGCCGCCGGGCACGCGGCCGAAGCCGCCGCCAGCCGCGCGACCGAGCTGACGCGTGAGGCGCGGCACACCGCCCGTGACCTCGCCAGCGAGGGCCGCCAGGGTGCGGCGCAGGTGATCGGCGGCGCGTCCCGGCAGGCCAGCCGCGACCTCGCGCACGCCCGGCGGGCGGGGCAGGAGCTGCTCTCGGACGTGGAAGGCCGCGCCAAGGCCCTGGCCCGCACCGGGCAGGACACGCTGGAAGCGGGACGCCGCGACGCCGAGCGCCAGCTCAGCCGCGCCCGCCGCGACGTGCAAAAGGAACTGCGCGCGGCCCGGCGTCACTGGGACGCCGACAAGCTCGAGCGCGAGGTCGAGAAGCGGATGGCGCCCCTGCACAAGCAGGCGGCCCGGCATCTGGCCCTGCTGGAAAAGCAAGACAAGAAGGCGCGGCGCCAGAAACGCGCCCGCCGCGCTGAGGCGCAGACGGGCAGCGGCGTGGGCGGCGTGCTGACCCTCGCGCTGCTGGGCACGGGGATCGTCGTGCTGGCCCGCATTCCGGCGGCCCGTCAGGGCATCCTCAGGGCCGTCGAGTCGGTCAGTCCCGAGGCCGCCGAGCGGCTCCACAAGGCCAGCCGCGACGCCCGCAACGTGATCGGCTCGATGTGGCTGGAGCGCATCGAGGAGCCTGCTCAGGCCCCGGCGCCCGGCGCTGCGCCCTCCACCCAGGCGGCCACGACCGGCGCGACCTGGGGCGGCTCGCCCG
Encoded proteins:
- a CDS encoding alginate biosynthesis protein AlgP: MNKAEHVRVGDDNAGVSKSSLLLLGGLAALALNAEARRKLVGGTRSLMSTAGHTLEGTVKTLEETLEGTVKPALATAADQAEKAAQTAVHKGAGALETLREEVPGRAHALLETVQEAAGHAAEAAASRATELTREARHTARDLASEGRQGAAQVIGGASRQASRDLAHARRAGQELLSDVEGRAKALARTGQDTLEAGRRDAERQLSRARRDVQKELRAARRHWDADKLEREVEKRMAPLHKQAARHLALLEKQDKKARRQKRARRAEAQTGSGVGGVLTLALLGTGIVVLARIPAARQGILRAVESVSPEAAERLHKASRDARNVIGSMWLERIEEPAQAPAPGAAPSTQAATTGATWGGSPEAGSSAASGAAPSAGGQSQPAQGQPGETGTGQAQSGASGRADSKPN